The proteins below come from a single Gordonia sp. X0973 genomic window:
- a CDS encoding HNH endonuclease signature motif containing protein translates to MNTTAAARDVPQVQSVFPTPIDPRLAELWAEFTTNDLLWQSRARAVAVPAAFAVGEPEATVDVLARCGSAAAMLAWIEYREIGAMHTELLATGKPEPSAGGVKLLDVDTQAAARIAMSRAITQRSAESWLADAIVMRDRLVEVGTCLRDGIISPRQFRLIITRVELIEPWSADIDTAIADLLRGRTGTWSNKRLVDMIDRIVFRHDPDAVRRRHENAKESRSVWIAPGADGMATLGATMTAHDAQIALGSVHLLADTVCPNDRRTTSERRCDALFALLTGTTFTCDHTNATTGDSTEPCTATIPEPDALAAWVADRQNTAIAKGRVLVHVIADQSTVDCHNDQPAFMDGHGVISAAHLRDLIDRDDTRIRPLAPTTGTPGSSGAALSLPTHLPSNPYRPSTALDVFVRARDGYCTAPGCDQPASRCDLDHVTEYDHDHPERGGQTTPDGLAAKCRLHHLLKTFGERWVDDQYRSPRGRLISEVITPEGIRCPGPAETNADLFLSLDEIRWHRPGLDTTAPSSRSLDHRPPRDRTKAKHARRRAERQANRAHRLALEWEAAEHDYHRRKTSPRETDGDPPF, encoded by the coding sequence ATGAACACCACAGCCGCCGCGCGAGACGTGCCGCAGGTCCAGAGTGTGTTCCCCACCCCGATCGACCCACGTCTGGCAGAGCTGTGGGCCGAATTCACCACCAATGATCTCCTGTGGCAATCGCGCGCCCGCGCGGTCGCAGTACCGGCCGCCTTCGCGGTCGGCGAACCCGAGGCAACCGTCGATGTCCTCGCCCGCTGCGGGTCCGCAGCGGCGATGTTGGCGTGGATCGAGTACCGCGAGATCGGGGCCATGCACACCGAACTGCTGGCCACCGGGAAACCCGAACCGTCCGCGGGTGGGGTCAAACTCCTCGACGTCGACACCCAGGCCGCCGCTCGCATCGCCATGTCCCGGGCCATCACCCAACGCTCGGCCGAATCCTGGCTCGCCGATGCAATCGTCATGCGTGATCGACTTGTCGAAGTCGGTACTTGTCTGCGGGACGGGATCATCTCACCTCGCCAGTTCCGATTGATCATCACACGCGTCGAACTGATCGAACCGTGGTCAGCGGACATCGATACCGCGATCGCCGACTTGCTGCGCGGACGAACCGGGACGTGGTCCAACAAGCGCCTGGTCGACATGATCGATCGGATCGTATTCCGCCACGACCCCGACGCGGTGCGCCGCCGCCACGAGAATGCGAAAGAATCGCGGTCCGTCTGGATCGCCCCCGGTGCCGACGGCATGGCCACCCTCGGCGCCACCATGACCGCCCACGATGCCCAGATCGCGTTGGGCAGCGTGCACCTACTCGCCGACACGGTGTGCCCCAACGATCGTCGCACCACGAGCGAGCGGCGATGCGACGCCCTGTTCGCGTTGTTGACCGGCACCACGTTCACCTGCGACCACACCAACGCCACCACCGGTGACAGCACTGAGCCGTGTACCGCCACAATTCCCGAGCCCGACGCACTCGCAGCATGGGTGGCCGACCGCCAGAACACCGCGATCGCCAAGGGCCGTGTGTTGGTGCACGTCATCGCCGACCAGAGCACCGTCGACTGCCACAACGACCAGCCGGCGTTCATGGACGGGCACGGCGTCATCTCCGCCGCCCACCTACGCGACCTGATCGACCGCGACGACACCCGGATCCGACCCCTCGCACCCACCACCGGCACGCCCGGCAGCAGTGGTGCAGCGTTGTCGTTGCCGACGCATCTGCCGTCGAACCCCTACCGTCCGTCCACCGCACTAGATGTGTTCGTGCGAGCCCGCGACGGGTATTGCACCGCCCCCGGCTGCGACCAACCGGCATCTCGGTGCGATCTGGACCACGTCACCGAGTACGACCACGACCATCCCGAACGAGGTGGGCAAACCACTCCCGATGGCCTAGCGGCAAAATGCCGGTTGCACCACCTGCTCAAGACTTTCGGTGAAAGGTGGGTCGATGACCAATACCGCAGTCCCCGCGGGCGCCTGATCTCCGAAGTCATCACCCCGGAAGGCATCCGGTGTCCCGGACCCGCCGAAACCAACGCCGACCTGTTCCTCAGTCTCGACGAGATTCGCTGGCATCGGCCGGGTCTCGATACAACCGCTCCTTCGTCGCGGTCACTCGACCACCGGCCTCCCCGCGACCGCACCAAAGCCAAACACGCCCGCCGTCGGGCAGAACGTCAAGCCAACCGCGCCCACCGGCTCGCCCTCGAATGGGAAGCCGCCGAACACGACTACCACCGGCGCAAGACCAGCCCCCGCGAAACCGATGGCGACCCGCCCTTTTGA
- a CDS encoding DUF3817 domain-containing protein — protein sequence MTDTQPTTPDTATQAANAAKIPGALARYRALAWFTGIWLLVLVAEIIAKYGFGVQHLNWIGIVHGWVYFVYLIFCLDLAFKARWSIGKTIATALAGTIPFLSFYVEHIRTKDVKAQFGL from the coding sequence GTGACCGACACCCAGCCCACCACCCCCGACACCGCGACGCAGGCGGCCAACGCGGCCAAGATCCCCGGTGCCCTCGCGCGCTATCGGGCCCTCGCCTGGTTCACCGGTATCTGGTTGCTGGTGCTCGTCGCCGAGATCATCGCCAAGTACGGCTTCGGTGTCCAACACCTGAATTGGATCGGGATCGTCCACGGCTGGGTGTACTTCGTCTACCTGATCTTCTGCCTCGACCTCGCGTTCAAGGCGCGGTGGAGCATCGGCAAGACCATCGCCACCGCCCTGGCCGGCACGATCCCGTTCCTGTCCTTCTACGTCGAGCACATCCGCACGAAGGACGTCAAAGCGCAGTTCGGGCTCTAG
- a CDS encoding transcriptional regulator encodes MSQTRQPRRHRPALIALTLVAALTCLGLAYWQWTRFESAAGTFQNLGYALQWPAFAAAVIYAYRRFVVLESDPEEKAKLEARLRASTEIPDDLLPQRPTLPSVDAVRDDLAGRPTDDDELASYNAYLKQLNDTDANDADRMSP; translated from the coding sequence ATGTCGCAGACCCGTCAACCACGGCGCCACCGCCCGGCGCTGATCGCGTTAACGCTGGTCGCGGCGCTGACCTGCCTGGGACTCGCGTATTGGCAGTGGACCCGGTTCGAGTCCGCCGCCGGCACTTTCCAGAACCTCGGCTACGCACTTCAATGGCCGGCGTTCGCCGCCGCGGTGATCTATGCCTACCGGCGCTTCGTGGTCCTCGAGAGCGACCCGGAGGAGAAGGCGAAGCTCGAGGCACGGCTGCGCGCCAGCACCGAGATCCCCGACGACCTGCTGCCGCAGCGGCCGACGTTGCCCAGCGTCGACGCCGTGCGCGACGACCTGGCCGGTCGGCCGACCGACGACGACGAGCTGGCGAGCTACAACGCCTACCTGAAACAGCTGAACGATACCGACGCGAACGACGCCGATAGGATGTCCCCGTGA
- a CDS encoding trypsin-like serine protease: MRASALLTAALAPAAVALTIGMAAPAAAAPAPSGAPVYSGMEITMEKTIVDLGSYGLVTPAKCTLGAVVSNRRAITAGHCGKVGTKVYNAKGGQIGTITSNLISRRADLAVITLNPGLATKVDAINWSGSIAKGAPVSKTGITTGTTRGAVVNPKPQLLTAVECPLFTPGAVCAVIPPALLVNQHTLVIEASFQSKPGDSGSGVRNGAGQIVGIVSSIPTSTDAKGRPIIRSFYTPISFTPGNLR, translated from the coding sequence ATGCGCGCATCCGCCCTGCTGACTGCCGCCCTGGCGCCCGCCGCCGTCGCCCTGACGATCGGCATGGCCGCCCCTGCCGCCGCAGCACCGGCCCCCTCCGGCGCCCCCGTGTACTCCGGAATGGAGATCACGATGGAGAAGACCATCGTGGACCTGGGTAGCTACGGCCTCGTCACCCCGGCCAAGTGCACCCTCGGTGCCGTCGTGAGCAACCGGCGCGCCATCACCGCGGGCCACTGCGGCAAGGTCGGCACCAAGGTCTACAACGCCAAGGGCGGACAGATCGGCACCATCACGTCGAACCTGATCTCCCGCCGTGCCGACCTGGCGGTCATCACGCTGAACCCGGGTCTGGCCACCAAGGTCGACGCCATCAACTGGAGCGGCAGCATCGCCAAGGGTGCGCCGGTCAGCAAGACCGGCATCACCACCGGCACCACGCGCGGCGCCGTCGTCAACCCGAAGCCGCAGCTCCTGACGGCCGTCGAGTGCCCGCTGTTCACCCCCGGCGCCGTGTGCGCCGTGATCCCGCCGGCGCTGCTGGTCAACCAGCACACGCTCGTGATCGAGGCTTCCTTCCAGTCCAAGCCGGGCGACTCGGGCAGCGGGGTCCGCAACGGCGCGGGCCAGATCGTCGGCATCGTCTCGTCGATCCCGACCTCGACCGACGCCAAGGGACGCCCGATCATCCGTTCCTTCTACACGCCGATCTCGTTCACCCCGGGCAACCTGCGGTAG
- a CDS encoding HNH endonuclease family protein — MIHRFRTAAVVLAGLLVLSESGCGLQDYLLEKAESVSASGIPSTVAIGPASTYIDTAGLGKLLRLPVRRRVSMQGYTRDAFGPLWDDNVDVEFGHNGCNTRDDILRRDLTDVVMRPGGCFVSTGTLHDQYTGQAVAFVRGPTTSGAVEIDHLVSLANAWTTGARYFDDAKRRNLANDPRNLQAVQRWVNQDKGPMDAAVFLPPNRAYRCTYVNRQIDVKLAYGLWVTQNEAAAMRAVLATCVKA, encoded by the coding sequence GTGATTCACAGGTTCCGGACGGCCGCAGTCGTACTCGCGGGTCTGCTCGTGCTCTCCGAATCGGGCTGTGGCCTGCAGGATTACCTGTTGGAAAAGGCCGAATCGGTCAGCGCGTCGGGTATTCCGTCCACCGTGGCCATCGGCCCGGCCTCGACCTACATCGATACCGCCGGCCTCGGCAAGCTGCTGCGACTGCCGGTGCGCAGGCGAGTCTCGATGCAGGGCTATACGCGTGACGCGTTCGGGCCGCTGTGGGACGACAACGTCGACGTGGAGTTCGGCCACAACGGCTGCAACACCCGCGACGACATCCTGCGCCGCGACCTGACCGACGTGGTGATGCGCCCGGGCGGGTGTTTCGTCTCGACCGGGACGCTGCACGACCAGTACACCGGGCAGGCGGTCGCCTTCGTGCGCGGCCCGACGACCTCGGGCGCGGTCGAGATCGACCACCTGGTGTCGCTGGCCAATGCCTGGACCACCGGGGCGCGGTACTTCGACGACGCGAAACGGCGCAACCTCGCCAACGATCCCCGCAACCTGCAGGCGGTGCAGCGGTGGGTCAACCAGGACAAGGGACCGATGGACGCCGCCGTGTTCCTGCCGCCGAACCGCGCGTACCGGTGCACCTACGTCAACCGGCAGATCGACGTGAAGCTGGCCTACGGACTTTGGGTCACCCAGAACGAGGCGGCCGCGATGCGCGCGGTGCTCGCGACGTGCGTGAAGGCGTGA